The DNA region CAATGGCGATGGAACGACTGTGGACAGGCATGTGAGCGCGCAGGATCGGGGCAAATTGTACCGCAACCAAGGAGATGTCTTTAgcattgaagatgatgatgatggtatgatacTGAATgatgaatgcatatatttttttcttgctctagcatgtttgtttgtctttcgtaATTTTCTTTTGCAATTGGAACATTTTTGAGAAAGTATAagtctttttaaaacataaaagtaTTCTTCAATTGTGTATTTCAATTGAAAGATATTAGCATGAGATATAAATGGACAGTTTAGCAGTCACTCTCCCGAGTGTCACAAGAAGCACATAGTATCTTATATAATGCTTTTTAACTGGAATTTCATCTCTTTACTTATATCAATACAGGAGGCGGTGGTGCTGATGGTAGAGAAAATGACCGCTTGGAAGTAGTGAAAGTATCTCAGTGGCTGAAGAAGCCTGATGTCATAACATCATTTGCATGTCATCAAGTCAA from Penaeus monodon isolate SGIC_2016 unplaced genomic scaffold, NSTDA_Pmon_1 PmonScaffold_22621, whole genome shotgun sequence includes:
- the LOC119570154 gene encoding TBC1 domain family member 23-like, coding for MKEKLVEYITNPNGDGTTVDRHVSAQDRGKLYRNQGDVFSIEDDDDGGGGADGRENDRLEVVKVSQWLKKPDVITSFACHQVKENGYMYKCHLLLTDTLLFVIRNPKPSQERVTSQHGELWPPL